The nucleotide sequence CGGCCTGGCGCAGCAGGTCATGGAGGACGCGTCGGTGCCGACGTCGTCGCGGGAGTTCCAGGCGGTGCTGGACGCCGCCCTGGAGCGCTGGATCTCCGGGGCGCTGGTGCCGGCCGGGATGCCGACCTGGGGCGGGTTCGGCGATCGAGTCTGGGCCGGGCTGGAGGAGGTGCTGGCCGGACTCGGGAGGGGTGGGTCCGGTGCGGTGTTCACCTCCGGGGGCGCGATCACCGCGATCTGCGCCCGGCTGCTCGGGCTGCCGCCTGCGGGGTGCGTGGCGCTGCATCGCGTCGTCGTGAACGGGGGCATCACGAAGATCGTGTCCGGCCGGGCCGGGATCGCACTCATCTCGTTCAACGACCACGCCCACATCCCCGAACCCCAACTCACCTACCGCTAGTCCACGGCCCGACCAGGACGACGCTGCCGAGCGCGACCAAAGGCTTGAGTATGACCAATACGCGGCGCCTTTGGCCGCGATCGGCAGCCCCGCCCTGGTCGGGCTCCACGTCGGACGAAAGGCAACCCCATGGCGCGACCGCCGTTGAAGCCGGTCGTTTGGACGCCGCCGCCGAAGCCCGGTTGGGGTGACCTTCCGCCGGGGGCGCCGGACCTGCCGCTCCGGGTGATCACCGTGCCCGGCACCGGCCCCGAAGACGTCGTCGTGGACGAGCAGGGGCGCGTCCTCACCGGACTCGAGGACGGCCGGATCCTGGCGATCACTCCCGGCGCCGAACAGGGCGCCGAGCGGATCGAGGTGATCGCCGAAACCGGTGGCCGCCCGCTCGGCGTCGAGCTGTTCGGCGACGGCACGCTCGTCGTCTGCGACGCCCAGCGCGGACTGCTCCGCGTCGACCCGGCCACCGGGCTGGTGGAGACGCTCGCCACCGAGGCCGCCGGGGTGCCGCTGCGGGTCTGCAACAACGCGGCGATCGGCGTCGGCGGCACGATCTGGTTCACCGACTCGTCCCAGCGGTTCGCACTCGACCACTGGGAAGCCGACATCCTCGAGCACTCCGGCACCGGACGGCTGCTGCGCCGCGATCCCGGCGGCGTCGTCGAGGTCGTCCGCGACGGGTTGTTCTTCGCCAACGGCGTGACGGTGTCCGCGGACGGGTCGTTCCTGGTGTACGCCGAGACCGGCGCCTACGCGCTGACCCGCCTCTGGCTCACCGGCGACCGCGCCGGCACGTTCGAGTCGTTCGGGGAGAGTTTGCCCGGTTTCCCGGACAACGTGTCGACCGGCAGTGACGGACTGATCTGGGTCGCATTAGCGGCGCCGCGCAAGGCGCTGCTCGACCGGGTCAGCCCCCTGCCGGGGATCGCCCGCCGGCTGACCTGGGCGCTGCCCGACAAGCTCCGCCCAGGGCCCGTCCCGACCACCTGGGTGGTGGCGCTCGACGACGCCGGCCGGATCGTTCACGACCTGCACGACCCGGGCCGCCGCTACCCGTTCGTCACCGGCGTCCGGGAACACCGCGGCACGGTCTACCTGGGCTCGCTGACGGCAGAGGCGATCGCGATCTGCTCGGCTCCCTGAGGTTGCGGGAGGCAACGAGTGGGGTGCGGACGCCTTGCGGTTTGCTGTGGGCTGCTGACCTCCGTTCAGCGGTGAGATGTACCGATCTGGCCCAGCCGGACGGATGAGAACCTCACACGTTCGGCTGCAAACCCCTGTGTCCCTCGGGGGCGGCGGTGGTCACCGTTGACGGTGTGAGGCAGGATGTCCGCCGGGGGAGAAGAGGGTCGTTGGAAGTGGCTGAGCCCAGTATCGAAAAACAGCAAAAGGGACGTCGGCGCAGGCCGCAGGGCTGGTTACGCTGGGGCGCTCCGGCGCTCATCGGCGTGGCGGTGCTCGCCTCGGTGATCCTGCTGGTCGGCGCGTTCAAGGGCTTGTCCGAAGCCGCGTGCGCCATGGAGCCGCGCGCACTGCGGGCCGCGGTACCGGGTGCGGTGCCCCAGCCAGGCGACTCCCGCTCCGGCACTTCCACCTTCTTCGACCTCGCTGCGTCCGGCGGCTCCGGCTGCTCGTACGACGGCCCGCCCGCGGACGGCATGTACCTCGCGCTCGGCTTCGACGAGTTCGAGAAGGGCGCGGCCTGCGGTACGTACTTCAACATCACGGGCCCGAACGGCAACACCGTCCGGGTCATGGTCATCGACGCGTGCGCGCCCTGCACACCCGGCCAGATCGACCTGAGCGAGAAGGCGTTCTCGCAGCTCGCCGACCCCGACGCCGGCATCATCCCGGTCACCTACCGTGCGGTCGCGAACCCGGCGGTGCCCGGGCCGCTGAAGTTCAAGGTGGAGGAAGCCACCCCGTACTACGTCGCGCTGCTGCCGATCAACCACGGCAACCAGCTGACCAGGGTCGAGATCGACGGCGGCAACGGCTGGCAGACGACGTCCCGCCGCGGTGACGGCTACTTCATCGCGAACAACCCCGGCGGCGGCCCGTACCGCGTCCGCGTCACCGACCTCCAGGGGCACGTGACCACGGTCAGCGGCGTCGACCTCTCCAGCGGCTCGACCGCCAGCACCGGCGTCTACATGTACTCCGGCTCCGGGGGCGGCTCGCCGACCACCAAGAAGTCGAAGTCCCCGTCGCCCAAGGCGTCCCCGACGCCGAAGCGGACGCTGACGGTGCCGCCCGCGGTCGCCGCCACCGACGCGCCGACGCCCTCCGAGGCCGCGGCCGGACGGCCGGACGCAACGGCGATCGCCGAACCCGAGCAGTGCTGAGCGTTCCCCCGGTACGGCCGGGGGAGTGCCAAGTCTGGTGGGCACGCCCGCTGAGCGACGGCCGGCCGGACGCGCTGGTCGACCTGCTCGATCCCAGCGAACGGAACCGCCGTGCGGCGTTCCGTCGGGACGCCGACCGGGCCCGCTTCACCGTGGCCGCAGCGTTGCTGCGGGTCCTCGGCGGTGCGCACCTGGGCGTCGCGCCGGAGCGGCTGGCGGTGTCCCGGTCCTGCCCGGACTGCGACCGGCCGCACGGGCGCCCCGCCCTGCCGGTGGCCGGTTGGGAGTGCTCGGTCTCGCACTCCGGTGACCGGGTGGCGGTGGCGATCGGCCGCACCGGCCCGCTCGGCGTCGACGTCGAGCTCGTGGAGCGACGCGGCGACGTCGACGTGCGGGACTTGGTGCTCTCCGCGACGGAACAGGCGTCCCCCGACGACCTCGTCACGTACTGGGTGCGTAAGGAGGCCGTGCTCAAGGCGACCGGTGAGGGCCTTCGTGTCGGCCTGACGCAGGTGGTGGTCAGCGCCCCGGACGTCGCACCGACTCTCGTCCGGGCGCACCGCGACGACCTGCCCGGCCGGACGGTGCTCCGCACGCTCGATCCCGGCCCCGGGTACCGGGCCTGCCTGGCCGTCCTCGACACCCCCGCGCCGGTGGTGATCGAGTTCGACGCCGGCCCCGTGCTCGCCGCGGGCTGACTCGTGAGTTCTTACGGAATCCCTACAGAGTCAGCCAGCTGACGGGCCGGCCGCGCGGCTCCGGTTACGGTCGGGGCCACCTCGGCGCCACCGTCCGGAAGCGCCGCTCTTGTCAGAGGAGATCACCGGTGCGTCGTCGGCCGTTGCTGTTCACCCTTGTCGCGATCGTCGGGCTGGGCCTCGGCGCCGCGCTCGTGTTGTTCGAGCCGTGGCGGGCCTTCACGAACACCACGGTGGAGGAGGCGGCGCCGAGCATCCCGAGCGCCGGCCCGTCCGAGAGCGGCAGCACCGCCGCCGCCACGACCACGGTGCTCGCCCGAGGTGAGCTGATCACCCACGAGCACGAGACCTCCGGCACCGTCGCGCTGCTCCAGCTGCCGGACGGCAGCCGGGTCCTGCGGATCGAAAACCTGAAGACCTCCGACGGCCCGGACCTCAAGGTGTGGCTGACCGACCAGCCGGTGATCGAGGGGACGTCGGGCTGGCGGGTGTTCGACGACGGCAAGCACGTGGAGCTCGGCGATCTGAAGGGCAACCTGGGTAGCCAGAACTACCCGGTGCCGGCGAGCGCCGACCTGAAGACGCTGACCAGCATCTCGATCTGGTGCGCACGGTTCCACGTCTCGTTCGGCGCCGCCGAGCTGACCGCCGCGTAGGCTGCGGCCTGACGTCCGCAGCCGAGCATCGGCTTAGTTCCCGGGCTCCACCAGGCCTGCCTCGTAGGCGAGTACCACCGCTTGGGCGCGGTCGCGCAGGTCCAGCTTGGCCAAGATCCGGCCGACGTGCGTTTTCACGGTCTGCTCGGCGACCACCAGCGCTGCGGCGATCTCTCCGTTGGACAGCCCGCGAGCGATCAGCGTCAGCACCTCGGACTCCCGAGGCGTCAGTACCCGGAGCCGTTCCGGACGCGCGCGGTGGGTGGCCGGCCGGCGGGCGAAGTCGGCGATCAGCCGCCGGGTCACCGAGGGCGCGAGCAGCGCCTCCCCGGCGGCGACCACCCGGACCGCCTGCACCAGGTCGGCCATGGGTGCGTCCTTGAGCAGGAAGCCGCTGGCACCGGCCCGCAGCGCCGCGTAGACGTAGTCGTCGAGGTCGAACGTCGTCAGCATGAGGACGCGTGGTGGCCGCTCCGCCGGTCCGTCGAGGATCTGGCGGGTGGCCTCCAGCCCGTCC is from Cryptosporangium minutisporangium and encodes:
- a CDS encoding histidine phosphatase family protein, whose product is MPVVHLIRHGQASFGAAEYDELSDLGREQSRTVGLALAARSVRIDRAVSGALRRQRDTAKLCLEAAGMPCEFSVDDRFDEYDHLGLAQQVMEDASVPTSSREFQAVLDAALERWISGALVPAGMPTWGGFGDRVWAGLEEVLAGLGRGGSGAVFTSGGAITAICARLLGLPPAGCVALHRVVVNGGITKIVSGRAGIALISFNDHAHIPEPQLTYR
- a CDS encoding SMP-30/gluconolactonase/LRE family protein — protein: MARPPLKPVVWTPPPKPGWGDLPPGAPDLPLRVITVPGTGPEDVVVDEQGRVLTGLEDGRILAITPGAEQGAERIEVIAETGGRPLGVELFGDGTLVVCDAQRGLLRVDPATGLVETLATEAAGVPLRVCNNAAIGVGGTIWFTDSSQRFALDHWEADILEHSGTGRLLRRDPGGVVEVVRDGLFFANGVTVSADGSFLVYAETGAYALTRLWLTGDRAGTFESFGESLPGFPDNVSTGSDGLIWVALAAPRKALLDRVSPLPGIARRLTWALPDKLRPGPVPTTWVVALDDAGRIVHDLHDPGRRYPFVTGVREHRGTVYLGSLTAEAIAICSAP
- a CDS encoding expansin EXLX1 family cellulose-binding protein — encoded protein: MAEPSIEKQQKGRRRRPQGWLRWGAPALIGVAVLASVILLVGAFKGLSEAACAMEPRALRAAVPGAVPQPGDSRSGTSTFFDLAASGGSGCSYDGPPADGMYLALGFDEFEKGAACGTYFNITGPNGNTVRVMVIDACAPCTPGQIDLSEKAFSQLADPDAGIIPVTYRAVANPAVPGPLKFKVEEATPYYVALLPINHGNQLTRVEIDGGNGWQTTSRRGDGYFIANNPGGGPYRVRVTDLQGHVTTVSGVDLSSGSTASTGVYMYSGSGGGSPTTKKSKSPSPKASPTPKRTLTVPPAVAATDAPTPSEAAAGRPDATAIAEPEQC
- a CDS encoding 4'-phosphopantetheinyl transferase family protein, which gives rise to MLSVPPVRPGECQVWWARPLSDGRPDALVDLLDPSERNRRAAFRRDADRARFTVAAALLRVLGGAHLGVAPERLAVSRSCPDCDRPHGRPALPVAGWECSVSHSGDRVAVAIGRTGPLGVDVELVERRGDVDVRDLVLSATEQASPDDLVTYWVRKEAVLKATGEGLRVGLTQVVVSAPDVAPTLVRAHRDDLPGRTVLRTLDPGPGYRACLAVLDTPAPVVIEFDAGPVLAAG
- a CDS encoding DM13 domain-containing protein, encoding MRRRPLLFTLVAIVGLGLGAALVLFEPWRAFTNTTVEEAAPSIPSAGPSESGSTAAATTTVLARGELITHEHETSGTVALLQLPDGSRVLRIENLKTSDGPDLKVWLTDQPVIEGTSGWRVFDDGKHVELGDLKGNLGSQNYPVPASADLKTLTSISIWCARFHVSFGAAELTAA